The following nucleotide sequence is from Acinonyx jubatus isolate Ajub_Pintada_27869175 chromosome E3, VMU_Ajub_asm_v1.0, whole genome shotgun sequence.
CTTCTGTAAAAACGCAGGGAGGTGCAACAGTTGTGCGTGTGTTAGGCTGCTGTGAGAATCAGATGAGACGACACGCTTCAGTGGGTTTTGTAAACTCTTGAGGGATTATTATTTCATGattggaggaagaggagacagcaTTTGGTGACAAAGTTGTAAGGGTAGATgtcagggagggtgggagaatgCAGCAGGTGCTACTGGGGAGACTCAGCAGTCAGTGGTGACGGTGGCTGAGAGCTCCTGGATGCGCCAGGCACTGCAAGCCTTGCACAAGATGTGCCCATCCAGCGGGTAACAGCCCTGACACTCACCCTCGGAAGAGAGCAGCAGCCCACACTCCTGTTGAGACAGAAGCAACAGCTTTCTATCAGGCCTGGATCCCTGGGTTCTACCATATCCAGCACCCCAGACTCCCAAGAACCCCCGCTTCCCCTTGCCCAGGCCCCCTGACCTCGCACTTATAACAGCCAACGTGAAAACTGCGATCCAGAGCAACGATTCGTACGGTCTCCTCCTGACCTGGCTCAGGCATGATGGCCCCACCGCATACTGAGCATCGTGGGGCAAACTTCCTGGGTCAGGAGGGAACCAAGGAGGCTGTCAAGCCCCAGGGCTGGAGGGGACTAACCATGGAGCCCAGAGAAGGTAGGATACACGAGGGAATGGGAGAGACCAGGGGTATGGTCTTAGATCTTAGAAAAGAGGGTGATGTTAATAAGAAAGAGACCAGGCCAGGGGTGGGAGACCAGTGCTGGGGCATGAAGGACAAACGGGGAAGATGGGGAAGGTCAGACATCTGAGACAAAGGTGGGAGACCCAGCCTGACCTGTGGAAGTCCTCAATGCAGTGGATCTGGCTGGTGGCATCCACCGTGAAAGGGATGCCATCGAGGCCACGGTGGCACACCACACAGGTAAAGCAGCTAGGGTGGTAGGCCTTCCCCATCGCCCGTAGGATCCGGTCCAGGATGGGTTGGGAGCATGTGGAGCACTTCTCCAGGGTGGCCTAACAGGAAGGAGGGTAGGAAGTTTGGGGCTGGGGAGGCCCGCTGGCCCACCCATCTGTTTATGTAGCCCCCTGCAAGGGATTCATTGAAAAGTGGCCTTGAACAGATCTGCGTAGAAGTCCTAGCACAGCAGCCTCCCAGATAAGTGACTTAGtctcagcttcagtttccttcgGTACTCATAGGTGCTCCACAGGGGTGGCGGTGTGGGAATTTAACACATTCCCTTAACTCTAAAATAAATGTCTGGCATTTGTAAGGGACCATTGTCCTTTCCCTTTATAATTCCTCCCTTCTTATGTGTCAGTTTAGCGCCCCCCCCTTTGAGCTCTGTACCTTTTATGGGGCTCGGGCATATGGTCCCCACCTTAGATGgaagcctcctgcctcctgctgtTGACACCCCCAGCCCACCTACTCACCACGTAGCAGCTCTCACAGTACGCCCTCCTCTCCACGGCATAGAAATGCTGGCCCCGAAGCTGGGCCCGGCACGTAGAACACACAAAGCAGCCGACGTGAAAGACACGGTCCAGGGCCACaaccccagccccatccccaaCCACATCTTCTCCACAGCCGCCACACCGCCCTGGGGACAAGGAAGGACAAGGTGAGTCAGTACGGAAGAGAAAGGTAGATTCTCTGGCCCTCTGACTCTCCAGCCCCCTTCCCACCTCGGGTCAGCTCACCAAAGTACTCCCCTGTGGGAGGGTGGTTCATGTCGTGCACCAGCTTCTTGGTCAGCCTCTCAAGCTCCTCTTCAGGAGGCTGGCTCAGGGGGACCTGAGAGGAGGGAATCAGGGGTTCAGTCCTACCTCTAGCTCTCTGTGCTGTCAAACTTCCTGAAGGTGACCAGGCAATTCCACCCAGAAGTCTCATCTGAGAAGGTCTCAGCGCCAGGCCCAGGGGCACCCCTCCAGGAGCCAGTGAGCAGCGCTAGCCCTGCCCGCTTATATTTTCTGACCAGCACAGCGTGCTCATGCAGACCACCAACCCGACAGGCCTCTGACAACAAGGGCATTAGACACCACCCCCGCCCACCCAATCAGTATCTAGTTGTCTGTGAGGACCCCAAATCCCAGTTACCCGGGACTTACCTGGGGTCCGTACCTGCcacctcgtcctcctcctccggCCTCCTCTTTACCCCCTGGACCTGGCTCACGGTGGCTCCTATAGCCAGCCCCCCACACTTCACCTCGGCCtgggagaggaaagtgggggcCCGGGAGGGCCCCGGAGGCCTGAGAGGCCCCCCGCCTTGGGGGGCCACAGCCTCTCACTGGTTGTGCCACCTTCACTTGCACGGGGAAGGCAGGACCGGCGGGGGTGCTGGCTGTAGCATAGGAGGCCGGAGTGGGACCCCCATAGGAGGACGCAGAGAGCTGTTGGGGAGGAATCGGAACACCCCCTCCATTCGGCTTCAGGGAACCTGAGCCCGTGCGGTAGGCATGGGGCTGAGGGGGCTCATAAGCCTGGGGAGAAACACAGACCGGGAGTGAGCAGACCCATTCCAGGACACACACCTGTGGAAGCCCCCGTTTGTGTGGCCCCAAGATAACCACTGGTCTTTGACAAGGGCTCATCCTCAAGAGGTAGACAACCTGGTGGGCTCTGGTGGGCCAGCTTCTTCCACGCTCCTGTGTGTATCACTCACACAGAGAGGGCTGGGCTAGACTGAGAATCTAGAGAAGGGATCAAActagggagtggggaggagggcaggagacaaggagcaggggagggacagggcaggCCAGTGGGTCACCTGCCGGTCTGACCGCCGTGGGGCATGACCACGACCTCCATCCAGTTCAGCCAGCATGCTGGTCAGCGAATCTATTTCAGCATCCAGACTTCCTGGGCGCAAGGCCCCCCTGTCTTGGGGGAGCCCCTGGGGATGAAGCAAAAGCCGGGAGAATTCAAATCACCTGTCCCGGGTGCCCAcacctcccgcccccccaccccccaattccgGTTTCTCACCTGTGAGCGCTGGGGTGCTCCATGGCACCCCACCCAGGCTAGCCCCCGATCATCCGGTCCCCCCGGGGCCTGGTAACACTGCTCAGATGGGAGGGGGCAAAAATTGACCCTGGGGTGGGGCTGAAGTGCTggggtgagggaagagagagccaaggtggggatggggaaagagaggagggtgACACTTCTGGAGGCCGCGCTCTAGGGTccctcatctcccctcccccccacacctgGGGTCCAAGAAGGGAGCGGGAGGAGCAGGAACGGCAGGAAGCCTGAAGAGCTTCAGGGAAGGGGTGGCAGGGACAGGCaggaggcagaaggcagaggTGAGCGAGGAACGGCCAGTGGCCTCCTCAGCGGCGCTGGAGCTGCTTTACCTGCTCCGTGGGCTGGCGGCGGCCCCGGGGCACCTCGGGAGAGTGCTCTTCCCAGAGGGGCTCTGGCAggctccagctgctttggggggaGCCAGGTGGGCCCCGACATGGCCTGGAACAGGGGACTCCAGACAGCGATCGGCCCCCGTGTAGTCCCAAGCCTCTGGTCTTGACCCCTTCTTCCGTCCCACACCTCGTTTGGGACTCCAGGAAAGAAactttttctggctttttttttccccttcctccccaattTTGGGGACAGCCACGCCCCCGGTGACGTCACCGCATTCCTGGGGGAGGGTCACGTGGCCCCCTAGGCCCTAAACCGCCGTCCCTCCCCCAGTCAGCCCCCTCCTGCCGAGCAGGGAGGACTTTCCACGGCAGTCTCCGGTTCTACCAGTGCCCCCAGGCTGGCGCCCCAAGTCTTGCACGTGGCCACCTCGCTGCTGGGACGCTCCAGCGCTGCTCTTTCCCACACTCCCCCATACAGATCTCTCCCTCTTCCGTCCCACCTACgaaccccccccgccccctcccccaccccaccccccgcagcaGTATTCGGCCAGCCCATAGTGTTTTGGTCTTTTATTCACGTTCAGcggttagaaaaataaaacaacaaaaacatcacaACCTCAGCGGTCCGTGAATCTGTTGGgcaaggggaaactgaggtagcCTAGAGTCCAAGCAGAGACCCAGCCTCCATCAAGGCACCGGTGAAGGAAGGAGGCCAGTGGGGAAGACTGCTGGCTTCCTCCCCCAGCGTGGCAGGGACGGGACGCCCCAGCCCAGGATCCCCTAATACTTCCCCTGGGAAGCTCCCGTGTGTGGAGCAGGCCGGAAGGCTGCCCTTCCCCTTCACATCCACTAACCAAGGCGGGTCGCTGGACCTGCGCACTCTGCTTCAGGACCCGGGCATCAGAGATCAGTGCAAGTGACCGGGGTGACGCCATGAATGAGCAGTGTGGGGCCCAGGTCACGGGTCAGAATCTCCAGCAGCGCCAGGTAGCGAGTGTAGCGGGCAGGATCAGCTGGCGGCCGAGGCAGGTACAGGAAAGTGAGGGCCGTGGCAGGCCCGCCCTCGCCATCCCCACCCTCAGGCCCACCGGGCCCTTCTCCTCTGCTGCGCCCCTGCTGGGCCCGAACCAGGGCGTTGGCGCTGCCTGCCAGGGCCTCTGCCTCGGCATCTCCCCGCCTGCCATTCACAaagtccccttcctcctcctccccaggctccccagacCCAGCCCCCTCGCCCCACACCACCTCCTGTACTTCAGCCCTGATTCTCAGCTGGCTCAGCAGTGCCCGTAGCCGCCCCTCGGCCGCCCCGGGGGCCTCTCGAGGCCCCAGGCACAAGAAGATCCGGAGCCGGGCACTGtgccaagcaggcaccatgcccaAGATGGTTGCCATCTGCAGTAGGAAAAGGCCGCACACATCCACATAGCCGGGCCCGCCCCGGGGCCGCAGCAGGTTGAGGGGCCACACATCCACATGATGCGGCTGGGAGATGCCCCCAGACCCCCGGCTCAGCCGCTCAGGGGGCAGGGCCCCACAGGCCCGGGCCAGAACCACATTCTTGTTCATCTTGAGGGCGTCTGCCACCGTGGCCACATAGTCCTGGGGACTGAGAGCCCGGGGGCTCCCGGGAGCCCGGGGTGGAGGGAACAGGGTGCTCAGGGCTGGGGACCCGCCCTCCTGGGTGCCATCAGCAGCCTCGGAGAAAGCAGGGTCTGTCAGGAAGTGGTCCTGGGGTGCAGCATCATCGTAGAAACCCAGGACCAACGTGTTGGGCTTCATGCCacctgggggcagagaggaggaggtgggaaggaacCAACAGGAATCAGATTCACGGGCTGAGTTTACACCACGCTAATGCGCGCCCACTCGTACACGCCGGCAGCACCACACGTCAGCCATCAGGCATGGCATTCGCCTCGTGCTTGGGCTCTCCAGGCAACACTATGCACGTTTGCATAACgacttttccttttcccaaacGCTCTTGCATGCGTTTATTTGTTGCACCTCCGTGACTAATCTCCCCACTTAAGTGGGCAAAGTTCGCCTTAGGATTCTTCTAACTAACGAGCACTTCCGGTACTCGGCAGTAGGAGGCCTCCACTGCAAGCTTCTAGCTAGCAGCACACCTTTTTCATGATGGGAGATGAGAGTCTGAGTCTACTGGGCAGACCACACCGCCCTGAGTAGTCAGTAGTCAAGTTCGTGGGCTCCATCCCCAGGGAAACAGCACCTCAGACTCTGCTGGGGGGTGATGAGAACTGGCCCGATCTGTTTCAACTACTACTGCAAAGCCCTAATGGTGGTGAGTCCAAAGCAAGATCCCTGGACAAAAAACAGCTACCATCTGCACACTAACGAAGGGCCAGGGCCCGCTGAAAGCACTTTGTGTTTTAACTCGTGAAGCAACACCAGGAGGTAGGGGCCATTTACTCACCCCTCTCACAGGTAAGCaacctgaggcacagagcggTGAAGTCACTTGCCCCAAGGCTCACAGCAGGTGGATACCGGGTCCACAGGCAAACACAAGGCACCCAGCAGCAGAGGCCAGCCTCTAAGTCTCTGAACCCGTGTGTGAAGTGAATACAGTGCCCCAGGTTCCTGGTGACAGCtcctgatttttccatttttgaaccAATGTGAAACTGGATaatctccccccatcccccccacccccgcccttcaACAGGGCTGAGTTTACAGAAAACTTCTGAGATCTTGTCTAAGGCTTTTTCTCATGAAACAAATGGGTTGCTCAAAATCCACCAGTAAATCAAGTTCTGCATGTCAGGAGGACTTAACTATTTCGAGGAAATCCTTCCCCTTCATTGCAATCGCTCTCCTCAGGATAAATTTCATAGAAGTAGTGGTCTCCTGGCACAGGTTCCCCCACAAAATGTGGGGCTGAGGAGAGACCAGACTCTCAGATGCTCCAGGGACTGTCTCATAATGCTTGCCAACAGCCCCCAAACGCTTGAACTTTAGCCAGATCTAAACGGAGAATGGAGCATGTGCCCAGAGAGGGGGCTGACACCCCCTAGGAttgagaaagaaggaggcagTTCAGCCCAGATTTGGAGGAAGCCGGGGCGTAAGGCTGAAGGCCTTCGCACTAAGGCAGAGTAACAAGGCAGAGACTCTTCCACTGGCTCGGGAAGCTTCAGCCCCACTCACCCTCTGCATCCTCTGTGGTCTCCGGAGGCCATGTCACACCAGCCCTTCCTTCTCCACCCCTTCTAAGGCCCAGCTGAGTATACCATCTTGTCACTAGCCGCATCAGCACATAGCGGTCTTGAAGTGGGATGATTAGAAACCATCTGCCCTAGATTTGATGGAGCAGCCCCCTTGCCTCAAGTAATTCTCCCATTGTCCCCAGGAACACAGCATGCTCTTCAGAGCTTGTACCCCAACTTTTgggtcagaaaaaaagaaatgtcagtggCACCCATCGCCAGCCCTTAAGCATCTCCTCCAGGACCTTCTCACACACCATCCGGTATCTTtgagttgagccccacgtctTATCTGCACTAGACTCTGAGTCTGCAGTCTGTGGTTTACTCTGGGGGATGGTAGCAGAGATTAAAAGGGGCCACAGAGGGGGCCGAGGGGACCCGGGGAGAAGTAGCTCACCAAGGCCAGAGATCCGCAACAGATGCTGAGCTCCCTGGCGCACGGAGGGCGAGAGGGTGAGGTCCACGAAGGCCTTCACTTGGGCTCTGTCCACCAGGCTGAGCCATGCCCCGTACTGGGGCTGCACAGGGTCCGAGGGCAGGCAGTCTGCAGAGAAGGGAGGTAGTAGATGTGGGCCAAACCCATGTACCTTCTCCTCAAATCCAAATCCCAAATGGGCCAAAGAAAACAGTCTAGGCAGGGCTCGGGCTGGTTGGAAGGGTCGTCAGGGAAGAAGCATGAGGCCTCTGAACCCAAAGACCACGAAGAATGTCTGAAACgtgagggaggaagaggctggGAAGGGAATAGAGGGCCACTCACCAAGGTCTCCCAGGGTGACGTGGCCCAGGACATAGAGGCCCCCCTTCTTGAGCTGGTTGGCCAACCGCAGCAGAGGCAGGGCGCCCCGGGGGTTCCCCACCAGTAGCAGCAGCTGGGGCCGCCAGAACTTCACGTGGTCCTTCCGGACATCCAGCCGGAGCAGGTATTTACGTACCTGGGACCAGGGGTGAGGTGTGGAGAGGAAGGGCTCAAGAGGGCAGCCCCCACTCACCACCTCTCGGACAAGAACCCTGATTCCGGCCACGGCAGAAGGAGGCCTACTTGGAGCGGGATGGGGATCCCAGAGTGCCTCCCCCCTCCCTACCCTCCTCCAAGCCCCCCAACCTGGTGGAAAAGCAAGGCCTGGCTGACGTAGCCCCAGCTACTGGGGCCTCCTCGAGCAGTGAGCAGGGCGGAAAGAAGGCCCATGAGAAGCAGTGAGCCGCCGGCGGCCCCGGGGCTGATGAGGAACATCATGAGCAGACAGGAGGCCACCCCCAGCAAGCAGGTGTGCCAGGAGAACAGGCTgaaggtggggctggggtgggggagagaaggaagggcacTCAGGGCCTGCCATGGCCTCCATCTCCAACCTCGGTCCCCTGGACTGAGCCCTTCCCACGCCCCCCCCCTGGTCTCTGAGGACACAGGCCACTTCTCCACTCACCGGAAGTTAGGGGCTGAGGCCCACTCCAGGCTCAGACAGGACAGGTCCACCGCAGCATAGGCCACCAAGTAGAAGACGGTGACCACAGCGGCCAGCGTGTTCAGCTTCCCAGCCAAGAGCACCAGCTACACAAGGACCGAGAGGCTGGGCATGCACGCACCCCCCCACCAAATGCCAATGCATCCTGCCTTTTCATTCACTCTCCCAGCCCAAGCCCAAGCCCCTCCTGGTCCTGGGAACAGAACCAGAAGGAgcccaggggaaggggaaggacagCCGGAAAGAAGGCTTACCTGCACTAGGCCCCAAGAATAGAGCACAGCCCCCCAGGGGTTCCCTGTTCGGGACACGACCTTGGCCGGCGCCAAGATCACTCCTGTGCAAACAGAAACACCGTGGCGGACACATCAGCCCAGGGCCaagcggagagagagacagacacgggAGGGTGTGCTCAGAGCCGGGCGAGGAGCAGGGGGCGGCGCACCAAAGAGGTCATCTTGAGCCAGAGCGTGGAGGATGCGGGAGGCCCCGATGAGGGA
It contains:
- the SLC12A9 gene encoding solute carrier family 12 member 9 isoform X1; this translates as MASENSPLLAYRLLGDEGVAFSANGAGGPGGASARKLSTFLGVVVPTVLSMFSIVVFLRIGFVVGHAGLLQALAMLLVAYFILALTVLSVCAIATNGAVRGGGAYFMISRTLGPEVGGSIGLMFYLANVCGCAVSLLGLVEAVLDVFGADSARSSGLQVLPQGYGWNLLYGSLLLGLVGGVCTLGAGLYARASFLTFLLVSGSLASVLVSFVAVGPRSIPLTPRPGPNGSSLPPQVGHFTGFNSSTLKANLGAGYSKDYTTGAMMNFASVFAVLFNGCTGIMAGANMSGELKDPSRAIPLGTIVAVAYTFFIYTLLFFLSSFTCDRTLLQEDYGFFRAISLWPPLVLIGIYATSLSASMSSLIGASRILHALAQDDLFGVILAPAKVVSRTGNPWGAVLYSWGLVQLVLLAGKLNTLAAVVTVFYLVAYAAVDLSCLSLEWASAPNFRPTFSLFSWHTCLLGVASCLLMMFLISPGAAGGSLLLMGLLSALLTARGGPSSWGYVSQALLFHQVRKYLLRLDVRKDHVKFWRPQLLLLVGNPRGALPLLRLANQLKKGGLYVLGHVTLGDLDCLPSDPVQPQYGAWLSLVDRAQVKAFVDLTLSPSVRQGAQHLLRISGLGGMKPNTLVLGFYDDAAPQDHFLTDPAFSEAADGTQEGGSPALSTLFPPPRAPGSPRALSPQDYVATVADALKMNKNVVLARACGALPPERLSRGSGGISQPHHVDVWPLNLLRPRGGPGYVDVCGLFLLQMATILGMVPAWHSARLRIFLCLGPREAPGAAEGRLRALLSQLRIRAEVQEVVWGEGAGSGEPGEEEEGDFVNGRRGDAEAEALAGSANALVRAQQGRSRGEGPGGPEGGDGEGGPATALTFLYLPRPPADPARYTRYLALLEILTRDLGPTLLIHGVTPVTCTDL
- the SLC12A9 gene encoding solute carrier family 12 member 9 isoform X2; this translates as MASENSPLLAYRLLGDEGVAFSANGAGGPGGASARKLSTFLGVVVPTVLSMFSIVVFLRIDSARSSGLQVLPQGYGWNLLYGSLLLGLVGGVCTLGAGLYARASFLTFLLVSGSLASVLVSFVAVGPRSIPLTPRPGPNGSSLPPQVGHFTGFNSSTLKANLGAGYSKDYTTGAMMNFASVFAVLFNGCTGIMAGANMSGELKDPSRAIPLGTIVAVAYTFFIYTLLFFLSSFTCDRTLLQEDYGFFRAISLWPPLVLIGIYATSLSASMSSLIGASRILHALAQDDLFGVILAPAKVVSRTGNPWGAVLYSWGLVQLVLLAGKLNTLAAVVTVFYLVAYAAVDLSCLSLEWASAPNFRPTFSLFSWHTCLLGVASCLLMMFLISPGAAGGSLLLMGLLSALLTARGGPSSWGYVSQALLFHQVRKYLLRLDVRKDHVKFWRPQLLLLVGNPRGALPLLRLANQLKKGGLYVLGHVTLGDLDCLPSDPVQPQYGAWLSLVDRAQVKAFVDLTLSPSVRQGAQHLLRISGLGGMKPNTLVLGFYDDAAPQDHFLTDPAFSEAADGTQEGGSPALSTLFPPPRAPGSPRALSPQDYVATVADALKMNKNVVLARACGALPPERLSRGSGGISQPHHVDVWPLNLLRPRGGPGYVDVCGLFLLQMATILGMVPAWHSARLRIFLCLGPREAPGAAEGRLRALLSQLRIRAEVQEVVWGEGAGSGEPGEEEEGDFVNGRRGDAEAEALAGSANALVRAQQGRSRGEGPGGPEGGDGEGGPATALTFLYLPRPPADPARYTRYLALLEILTRDLGPTLLIHGVTPVTCTDL
- the TRIP6 gene encoding thyroid receptor-interacting protein 6 isoform X2: MSGPTWLPPKQLEPARAPLGRALSRGAPGPPPAHGAALQPHPRVNFCPLPSEQCYQAPGGPDDRGLAWVGCHGAPQRSQGLPQDRGALRPGSLDAEIDSLTSMLAELDGGRGHAPRRSDRQAYEPPQPHAYRTGSGSLKPNGGGVPIPPQQLSASSYGGPTPASYATASTPAGPAFPVQVKVAQPVRGCGPPRRGASQASGALPGPHFPLPGRGEVWGAGYRSHREPGPGGKEEAGGGGRGGRYGPQVPLSQPPEEELERLTKKLVHDMNHPPTGEYFGRCGGCGEDVVGDGAGVVALDRVFHVGCFVCSTCRAQLRGQHFYAVERRAYCESCYVATLEKCSTCSQPILDRILRAMGKAYHPSCFTCVVCHRGLDGIPFTVDATSQIHCIEDFHRSVGCCSLPRVSVRAVTRWMGTSCARLAVPGASRSSQPPSPLTAESPQ
- the TRIP6 gene encoding thyroid receptor-interacting protein 6 isoform X1 translates to MSGPTWLPPKQLEPARAPLGRALSRGAPGPPPAHGAALQPHPRVNFCPLPSEQCYQAPGGPDDRGLAWVGCHGAPQRSQGLPQDRGALRPGSLDAEIDSLTSMLAELDGGRGHAPRRSDRQAYEPPQPHAYRTGSGSLKPNGGGVPIPPQQLSASSYGGPTPASYATASTPAGPAFPVQVKVAQPVRGCGPPRRGASQASGALPGPHFPLPGRGEVWGAGYRSHREPGPGGKEEAGGGGRGGRYGPQVPLSQPPEEELERLTKKLVHDMNHPPTGEYFGRCGGCGEDVVGDGAGVVALDRVFHVGCFVCSTCRAQLRGQHFYAVERRAYCESCYVATLEKCSTCSQPILDRILRAMGKAYHPSCFTCVVCHRGLDGIPFTVDATSQIHCIEDFHRKFAPRCSVCGGAIMPEPGQEETVRIVALDRSFHVGCYKCEECGLLLSSEGECQGCYPLDGHILCKACSAWRIQELSATVTTDC